A window of the Butyricimonas virosa genome harbors these coding sequences:
- a CDS encoding SPOR domain-containing protein produces the protein MKLTLVILSLFITSLAWAQTDSIPPVKKEIDFVKRLSETDSITSGKVIIHADPKIEQLLKLNISVNRKEQLFQGYRIQILSRSSYGTNIDTLKNYTKRFEEEFPDIPAYLQYTDPDFKIRVGNFRTRIEAIPALKRIRKKYSGAYPVKTTIYLHELNPVVEQDTVNAPPAVPLS, from the coding sequence ATGAAATTAACACTCGTCATATTATCACTTTTCATCACGTCCCTCGCTTGGGCGCAAACAGATTCTATTCCCCCGGTCAAAAAAGAGATTGATTTCGTGAAACGACTCTCGGAAACAGACTCCATCACCAGTGGTAAAGTGATCATTCATGCCGATCCGAAAATCGAACAACTATTAAAACTAAATATTTCCGTGAACCGGAAAGAACAGCTCTTTCAAGGGTACCGCATCCAAATCCTATCCCGTAGTTCATACGGCACAAACATCGACACGCTGAAAAATTATACCAAACGATTCGAAGAAGAGTTCCCAGACATTCCGGCATACCTGCAATACACCGATCCCGATTTCAAAATCCGAGTAGGGAACTTCCGTACTCGCATAGAGGCAATCCCTGCTCTAAAACGAATCCGCAAAAAGTATTCAGGCGCTTACCCGGTAAAAACGACAATTTACCTACACGAATTGAATCCCGTCGTGGAGCAAGACACGGTAAACGCTCCCCCGGCAGTTCCTCTATCGTAA
- a CDS encoding ThiF family adenylyltransferase, with protein MDWLSRTELLLGEERLGLLKNAHVLVAGLGGVGAYAAEQLCRAGIGEMTIIDGDCVDVTNKNRQLPALDSNIGKAKAEVMAARFRDINPDIQLHVINDFIKDDRMIDILEMAEYDYVVDAIDTLAPKIFLIYHSLQKGYRVVSCMGAGGKMDPEQIRIADISKSYNCNLARMLRKRLHKLGVYKGVKVVFSPEEVDPEAVVLSESENKKSNVGTISYMPPLFGCFCASVVIRDITGK; from the coding sequence ATGGATTGGCTGAGTAGAACGGAGTTGCTTCTAGGAGAAGAACGATTGGGTTTGTTGAAGAATGCTCACGTGTTGGTGGCGGGATTGGGAGGCGTCGGGGCGTATGCTGCAGAACAATTATGTCGGGCAGGGATCGGGGAAATGACGATCATCGACGGGGATTGCGTGGATGTGACGAATAAGAATCGTCAGCTTCCGGCATTGGATAGTAACATCGGTAAAGCGAAAGCCGAGGTAATGGCAGCCCGGTTCCGGGATATAAACCCGGATATTCAATTACACGTCATCAATGATTTTATCAAAGATGACCGGATGATTGATATTTTGGAAATGGCGGAGTATGATTACGTGGTGGATGCCATTGATACGTTGGCACCCAAAATATTTCTAATTTATCATAGTTTGCAGAAAGGTTACCGGGTGGTGAGTTGCATGGGAGCCGGGGGAAAGATGGATCCCGAACAAATCCGGATAGCCGATATTTCCAAATCTTATAATTGTAATCTGGCCCGCATGTTAAGAAAAAGATTGCATAAGTTAGGGGTTTATAAAGGAGTAAAAGTAGTGTTTTCGCCCGAAGAAGTTGATCCGGAGGCGGTTGTTTTGAGCGAGAGCGAGAATAAGAAATCGAATGTCGGTACGATTTCTTATATGCCCCCTCTTTTCGGATGTTTCTGTGCCTCGGTAGTTATCCGGGATATAACCGGCAAGTAA
- a CDS encoding ATP-binding protein has protein sequence MVTSIIKKILLPVIFLLAISHSFCSAQSQNIPPSNILIINSYTSITQWSDNLIAPIYLKYTAHNNNVNIYTEHMNMLTINNDEALKQYKLRFARKYAKLKPQLIILLGTSAWVLLKEDIEKKWKDIPTIICCEKRYIGSKEAYLKKSFIPQNERIPLNSYQGDIPLTIFQVPCYVKETLELMKTLYPKMHKLVFLSDGRFINAQYRHEVDEVMRTQFPDVQVKHLVAGEITNDDLIDSLKYLDSPSCILFSSWYSQTNQQGNLILSSDISKVLSNYSKVPIFTLNNNNVAITNGILGGCYQREDILKGKLLETIEQELKNPHSQGIQTIEIPPVTPILNYPDLENWELDINLCPPNTYFYNTPPTFLEKNWFYIIPIAFLAICLYIIWLKKLAKERNARLNAMEEYNSLFKNMPIIYIKEELIYNKEGRVIDFIFKEVNPTFEKYITAKSNILGKKYSETSGQHTRCIDLYNSLQNKKELSFQYYWEAKHIYLTVIITCSPKKGFLDVFCVDNTELAQVQQILRSTNHKLSTALDVANITPWKWDLEKHTILCDVNRPIEISGNNSPAEEQQLSVPDSSYFSNICKQDIDRVRNAYQSLIEGKVPRIKEEFRVISNKGYSVHYEWVEVQATIDEYNQAGKAKTLVGSSLIITQRKAMENDLIKAKEKAEESNKLKSAFLANMSHEIRTPLNAIVGFSGILASMNSDIDEEKQEYIQIIENNNNLLLQLINDILDLSKIEAGVLEFSYNNINVDELFMDIEESTKMRNQNKNVCILYKRTLPSCYISTDKNRLTQVITNMINNAMKFTQRGSIEFGYNLQNEDSLYFYVSDTGCGIPESQVNRVFERFVKLNNFAQGTGLGLPICQTIITSMGGKIGVKSKEGEGSTFWFTLPYHQADQAGDNIAKAPETPRLVDKKDKLVILIAEDNESNYKLFETILKKNYTLIHAWDGEEAVQLFKQHNPHLVLMDINMPKMDGYEATQKIREISPDVPVMAITAFAYAEDEQHILNSGFNAYTSKPIQAEQLQKQIGNLLKKHFLFLY, from the coding sequence ATGGTAACTTCAATTATCAAGAAAATATTATTGCCAGTTATTTTCTTATTGGCAATCTCTCACTCTTTTTGCTCAGCCCAATCCCAAAATATCCCGCCCAGCAATATCCTAATCATAAATTCCTACACGTCTATTACGCAATGGAGTGATAACCTTATTGCCCCCATTTACTTGAAATACACGGCACACAATAACAATGTCAACATTTACACCGAACACATGAACATGCTCACCATCAACAATGATGAAGCCCTAAAGCAATACAAGCTCCGATTTGCCAGAAAATACGCCAAACTCAAACCCCAATTAATTATCCTGCTGGGAACCTCGGCTTGGGTATTGTTAAAGGAAGATATTGAGAAAAAATGGAAAGACATTCCAACCATCATCTGTTGTGAAAAAAGATACATAGGCTCCAAGGAAGCTTACTTGAAAAAGTCTTTTATCCCGCAAAACGAGAGAATACCCTTAAATTCTTATCAAGGTGATATTCCCCTAACCATTTTCCAAGTTCCCTGTTACGTTAAGGAAACCCTTGAATTGATGAAAACTCTGTACCCAAAAATGCACAAACTCGTCTTTTTATCTGACGGACGTTTTATTAATGCTCAATACCGTCATGAAGTTGATGAAGTCATGAGGACACAATTCCCCGATGTTCAAGTCAAACATCTAGTGGCAGGAGAAATCACAAATGATGATTTGATTGATTCATTAAAATACCTGGATTCCCCATCCTGCATTTTATTCTCTTCTTGGTACAGCCAAACTAACCAGCAAGGGAACCTAATTCTTTCTTCTGACATTTCTAAAGTACTGAGTAATTACTCAAAAGTTCCCATTTTCACCCTAAATAATAATAACGTAGCAATAACCAACGGGATTCTTGGAGGATGTTATCAAAGAGAAGATATTTTAAAAGGCAAACTCCTAGAGACTATCGAACAAGAGTTAAAAAATCCCCATTCTCAAGGCATTCAAACCATAGAAATACCTCCCGTGACCCCGATACTAAATTATCCGGATCTAGAGAATTGGGAATTGGATATAAATTTATGTCCTCCCAATACTTACTTCTACAACACACCTCCCACATTTTTGGAAAAAAATTGGTTTTACATTATCCCTATAGCCTTTCTTGCCATTTGCCTGTATATCATTTGGCTAAAAAAACTTGCAAAAGAAAGGAATGCCCGACTAAATGCCATGGAAGAATACAACAGTCTGTTCAAAAATATGCCCATTATATATATAAAAGAAGAATTGATATATAACAAGGAAGGACGAGTAATAGACTTTATATTCAAGGAAGTCAACCCCACTTTTGAAAAATATATTACTGCAAAAAGCAATATTCTAGGAAAGAAATACAGCGAAACAAGCGGACAACACACCAGATGTATAGATCTTTACAATTCATTGCAGAACAAAAAGGAACTATCCTTTCAATACTATTGGGAAGCTAAACATATTTACCTAACGGTTATCATTACCTGTTCCCCCAAAAAAGGCTTCTTAGATGTTTTCTGCGTGGACAACACGGAACTGGCACAAGTTCAACAAATATTACGCTCAACCAACCACAAGTTATCGACGGCACTCGATGTCGCCAATATCACTCCATGGAAATGGGATTTGGAAAAACATACGATTCTATGTGATGTAAACCGTCCCATTGAAATCAGTGGCAATAACTCCCCTGCCGAAGAACAACAATTATCCGTTCCGGATTCATCCTATTTTTCCAATATTTGCAAACAAGATATTGATCGGGTAAGAAATGCTTACCAAAGTTTGATAGAGGGGAAAGTTCCGAGAATAAAAGAAGAGTTCCGGGTTATTTCCAACAAAGGCTATTCCGTCCATTACGAATGGGTGGAAGTTCAAGCCACCATCGATGAATACAACCAAGCGGGAAAAGCGAAAACGCTAGTCGGTTCTTCTTTGATTATCACTCAAAGAAAAGCCATGGAAAATGACTTGATAAAAGCCAAAGAGAAAGCCGAAGAGTCAAACAAATTGAAATCCGCCTTCCTAGCAAACATGAGCCACGAAATTCGAACTCCCCTGAACGCCATTGTCGGTTTCTCTGGTATTCTGGCATCGATGAACTCGGATATTGATGAAGAAAAACAGGAATACATACAAATCATCGAAAACAACAACAACCTACTCCTCCAATTAATCAACGATATTCTAGACCTTTCAAAAATAGAAGCAGGCGTACTGGAATTCTCGTACAACAACATTAATGTCGACGAATTGTTCATGGACATAGAAGAGTCCACTAAAATGAGGAACCAAAACAAAAACGTCTGTATTCTATACAAACGGACTTTACCGTCATGTTACATCAGTACCGATAAAAACCGCTTGACTCAAGTCATCACGAACATGATTAACAATGCGATGAAATTCACGCAACGAGGTAGCATCGAGTTCGGCTACAACCTTCAAAACGAAGATTCATTATATTTCTACGTGAGTGACACGGGATGCGGTATCCCCGAAAGTCAAGTAAACCGTGTTTTTGAACGTTTTGTTAAACTCAACAATTTTGCACAAGGTACAGGCCTGGGGTTACCCATTTGCCAAACCATCATCACAAGCATGGGGGGCAAAATCGGAGTAAAATCAAAAGAAGGTGAAGGAAGTACATTTTGGTTTACTCTTCCCTATCATCAAGCAGATCAAGCAGGAGATAATATCGCCAAAGCACCCGAAACCCCTCGTCTCGTGGACAAAAAAGATAAACTCGTCATCTTAATAGCCGAGGACAATGAAAGCAATTACAAGTTATTTGAAACCATACTGAAAAAAAATTACACATTAATTCATGCCTGGGATGGAGAGGAAGCCGTACAATTATTCAAACAACACAACCCACACCTTGTATTAATGGATATAAATATGCCGAAGATGGACGGGTATGAAGCTACTCAAAAAATACGGGAAATATCCCCCGATGTACCCGTTATGGCAATAACAGCCTTTGCTTATGCCGAAGATGAACAACACATTCTGAATAGTGGGTTCAACGCTTACACGTCCAAACCGATTCAGGCAGAACAATTACAAAAACAAATCGGGAATTTGCTAAAAAAACATTTTTTATTCCTGTACTAA
- a CDS encoding serine dehydratase subunit alpha family protein — MNQVTDQQIIEILRKEAVPALGCTEPVACALACAKCKEVLGSVPERLDVLVSGNIYKNGMGVGIPGTGMVGLPIAAALGAVCGKSEYGLEVLKEVNVGDNLQRAKDMLGQVTVSLKEDAPDKLYAEALATKGNDTVKVIIAHTHTNIVLVEKNGEEIFKREFRLDTSKPEDKGPELSVKRIWDFVHEVDVKDIEFVLQGAEMNKAISAEGLNSEYGLQIGKTLKENIDKGLLEDDLLNRTLIRATAASDARMDGCPKPVMTNSGSGNQGITVYLPVVVAAEKFGASREQLARALALSNLIAVHIHHYMGHLSALCGILIAGTGAASAITYLMGGTYDNMVNTIKTMCSNLTGMMCDGAKQGCALKVYSGVSAAVQAALLSMRGIKTNNDGIVEEDIERTIRNVGLIGTKGMEETDKTILNIMCNKK, encoded by the coding sequence ATGAATCAAGTAACAGATCAACAAATCATTGAGATATTGAGAAAAGAGGCCGTTCCGGCTTTGGGGTGTACCGAACCGGTAGCCTGTGCTTTGGCGTGTGCAAAGTGTAAAGAAGTATTAGGAAGTGTGCCCGAGCGTTTGGATGTGCTGGTTAGTGGAAATATTTATAAGAACGGCATGGGGGTTGGTATTCCGGGAACGGGAATGGTTGGATTGCCTATTGCTGCGGCTTTAGGAGCTGTTTGTGGAAAATCCGAATACGGGTTGGAAGTGCTGAAGGAGGTGAACGTGGGGGATAACCTGCAGCGTGCAAAAGATATGTTAGGGCAGGTGACGGTTTCATTGAAAGAGGATGCGCCGGATAAATTGTATGCCGAGGCTTTGGCCACGAAAGGAAATGATACGGTAAAAGTGATTATCGCTCATACGCACACCAATATCGTTTTGGTAGAGAAAAACGGGGAAGAGATTTTCAAAAGAGAATTCCGTTTGGATACTTCAAAACCAGAGGATAAGGGTCCGGAGTTAAGTGTTAAACGAATTTGGGATTTCGTGCATGAGGTGGACGTGAAAGATATCGAGTTCGTGTTGCAGGGAGCCGAGATGAACAAAGCTATTTCAGCCGAGGGGTTGAACTCGGAATATGGCTTGCAGATTGGTAAGACGTTAAAAGAGAATATAGATAAAGGCTTGTTGGAAGATGACTTGCTGAATCGCACGTTAATTCGTGCTACGGCTGCATCGGATGCTCGTATGGACGGATGCCCGAAACCGGTGATGACGAATTCCGGTAGTGGTAATCAAGGTATCACGGTGTATTTGCCGGTTGTGGTGGCTGCCGAGAAATTCGGGGCTTCCCGCGAGCAATTAGCCCGTGCCTTGGCATTGAGTAACTTGATCGCCGTGCATATTCACCATTATATGGGACACCTTTCAGCTCTTTGCGGAATTCTGATTGCCGGAACAGGGGCTGCATCTGCAATTACCTATTTGATGGGTGGAACTTACGATAATATGGTGAACACGATCAAGACGATGTGTTCTAACTTGACGGGTATGATGTGTGACGGGGCAAAACAGGGATGTGCCTTGAAGGTGTATTCCGGTGTATCGGCTGCCGTGCAAGCTGCCTTGTTGTCCATGAGAGGAATCAAAACGAATAATGACGGGATCGTGGAGGAAGATATTGAGCGTACTATTCGTAACGTGGGATTGATCGGAACGAAAGGTATGGAGGAGACGGACAAGACGATCTTGAATATCATGTGCAATAAAAAATAA
- a CDS encoding GSCFA domain-containing protein → MNLQTKITVAAPDFLIDYNSRLMMLGSCFAENMGSKFSYYKFDVDVNPCGIIYNPLSVANVLRLIVEGKQFEKSDLRQVGGKWVSLYHHGAFSSTDPDECLRRINDRLTKATGELRTLDLLVITWGTAWVYRYTRENIVVSNCHKIPSQEFERSRLSVEDIVKEYLVLIGRLREINPGLRILFTVSPIRHWKDGAHGNQLSKATLLLAIDRLREELQHVYYFPAYEIVLDELRDYRFYADDMLHMSGFTVDYIWERFLYSFISPEVLGLMNQIGRVNKGVAHRPFDPQSEEYHRLVKKMLAEIAMISRSYPMIDFSEEKRKLNEVIVG, encoded by the coding sequence ATGAATTTACAGACGAAGATTACTGTTGCGGCTCCGGATTTCTTGATAGATTATAATTCTAGATTGATGATGTTGGGTTCGTGTTTTGCCGAAAACATGGGGAGTAAGTTTTCATATTATAAATTTGACGTGGATGTGAATCCCTGTGGGATAATTTATAATCCGTTATCCGTGGCGAACGTGTTACGGCTGATCGTGGAAGGGAAACAATTCGAGAAAAGCGATTTGAGACAAGTCGGTGGCAAATGGGTGAGTTTGTATCATCACGGGGCTTTTTCTTCGACAGACCCGGATGAATGTCTGCGCCGGATAAACGATCGTTTGACGAAAGCTACAGGGGAACTTCGTACGTTGGATTTATTGGTAATCACATGGGGAACGGCTTGGGTGTATAGATATACACGAGAGAATATAGTCGTGTCGAACTGTCATAAGATTCCTTCACAGGAGTTTGAACGTAGTCGGTTGAGCGTGGAGGATATTGTGAAGGAGTACTTGGTGCTGATCGGGCGTTTACGGGAGATCAATCCGGGACTTCGGATTTTATTCACGGTAAGTCCCATTCGGCATTGGAAAGATGGGGCTCACGGAAATCAGTTGAGCAAAGCAACTTTATTGTTGGCTATTGATCGGTTACGGGAAGAATTGCAACACGTGTATTATTTTCCGGCCTATGAAATTGTGTTGGATGAATTGCGTGATTACCGTTTTTATGCGGATGATATGTTACATATGTCCGGTTTCACGGTGGATTATATTTGGGAACGTTTCCTTTATAGTTTTATTAGTCCCGAAGTGTTGGGTTTGATGAATCAGATCGGGAGAGTCAATAAGGGGGTGGCACATCGACCTTTTGATCCCCAGTCAGAAGAATATCACCGTTTGGTGAAAAAAATGTTGGCAGAAATAGCCATGATTTCCCGTTCATATCCTATGATTGATTTCTCGGAGGAAAAGAGAAAGTTGAATGAGGTTATTGTAGGGTAG
- a CDS encoding TatD family hydrolase: MNIHTHHVGEGINILDVGEGKAWVEKEKRRELVEGQNVFYSVGVHPMKLNELGESVFVGIEDTVRIKKVIAIGECGLDRRSPICMKTQEEILEVQVRLAEELCKPLIIHCVKAYSELIAVRKRTKSSVPWIVHGYNNNERILRQLLDCEFYISVGAALSDSRSNAFQLLRMIPAERLFLENDDKEVEISVIYETASAILGVDVETMKEITGNNYNKVFRK; encoded by the coding sequence GTGAATATACACACGCATCATGTTGGCGAAGGAATTAACATTCTGGATGTTGGTGAAGGAAAGGCGTGGGTGGAAAAAGAAAAAAGACGGGAATTGGTCGAGGGGCAGAACGTGTTTTATTCCGTGGGTGTTCATCCCATGAAGTTAAACGAGCTGGGAGAGAGTGTTTTCGTGGGGATAGAAGATACGGTACGGATAAAAAAAGTAATAGCGATAGGAGAGTGCGGTTTGGACCGTCGCTCTCCTATTTGCATGAAAACGCAGGAAGAGATACTGGAAGTTCAAGTCCGTTTGGCGGAAGAGCTGTGTAAGCCATTGATTATCCATTGCGTGAAGGCGTATTCGGAATTGATTGCCGTGAGGAAACGAACGAAATCATCCGTGCCTTGGATTGTTCATGGGTATAATAATAACGAACGGATATTGCGACAGTTGTTGGATTGCGAGTTCTATATTTCCGTGGGTGCGGCATTGTCGGATTCACGTTCGAATGCTTTTCAGTTATTACGGATGATCCCGGCGGAAAGGTTGTTTTTGGAGAATGATGATAAAGAGGTTGAGATTTCGGTTATTTACGAGACGGCATCTGCCATTTTAGGAGTGGACGTGGAGACGATGAAGGAAATAACGGGGAATAATTATAATAAAGTTTTTAGAAAATAA